The following are from one region of the Camelus ferus isolate YT-003-E chromosome 13, BCGSAC_Cfer_1.0, whole genome shotgun sequence genome:
- the CPTP gene encoding ceramide-1-phosphate transfer protein: MDALESEFNLQVVLVSFKQCLNEKEEVLLDHYLAGWRGLVRFLSSLGTVFSFISKDVVAKLQTMERLRSGPQREHYSSLQSMVAYEVGNQLVDLQRRARHPNSGCRTVLRLHRALHWLQLFLEGVRTSPEDASTTALCTDSYNASLAAYHPWIIRRAVTVAFCTLPTRKVFLETMNVGPPEQAVEMLDEALPFIEHVYNVSQKLYAEHGLLDLP; this comes from the exons ATGGATGCCTTGGAGTCAGAGTTCAATCTCCAAGTTGTCCTGGTCAGTTTCAAGCAGTGTCTcaatgagaaggaggaggtgcTGCTGGACCACTACCTCGCCGGCTGGAGGGGGCTGGTCAG GTTCCTGAGCAGCCTGGGCACCGTCTTCTCCTTCATCTCCAAGGACGTGGTGGCAAAGCTGCAGACCATGGAGCGCCTGCGCAGCGGCCCCCAGCGGGAGCACTATAGCAGCCTGCAGTCCATGGTGGCGTACGAAGTGGGCAACCAGCTAGTGGACCTGCAGCGGCGTGCCCGCCACCCCAACTCAGGCTGCCGGACGGTGCTTCGACTACACCGTGCCTTGCACTGGCTGCAGCTCTTCCTGGAGGGTGTGCGCACCAGCCCCGAGGATGCAAGCACCACTGCACTCTGCACCGACTCCTACAATGCCTCGCTGGCCGCCTACCACCCCTGGATCATCCGCCGGGCCGTCACCGTGGCCTTCTGCACGCTGCCCACACGCAAGGTCTTCCTGGAGACCATGAACGTGGGGCCGCCCGAGCAGGCCGTGGAGATGCTGGACGAGGCCCTGCCCTTCATCGAGCACGTCTACAACGTCTCCCAGAAGCTCTACGCCGAGCACGGCCTGCTGGACCTGCCCTAG
- the TAS1R3 gene encoding taste receptor type 1 member 3, protein MPGSLLATEPGGGIRITVQCEQSWGAQEVEDVCRALGRQVRTGECFAKQILRPSLPRLTISGTPLDSPSCHPFWKLPSAMPRLALPGLMALLGLKALLGLGAGAPLCLSQQLSMPGDYVLGGLFPLGSAEDARLGDRTWPNTTECRFSSLGLLWALAMKMAVEEINNGSALLPGLRLGYDLFDTCSEPVVAMKPSLVFLAKAGSRSIAAYCDYTKYQPRVLAVIGPHSSEVALVTGKFFSFFLMPQVSYGASIDRLSNRETFPSFFRTVPSDRVQAVAMVELLQEFHWNWVAAVGSDDEYGRQGLSLFSSLATARGICIAHEGLVPLPHANSLRLGSVQGLLQQVNQSSVQVVVVFSSAHSAHMLFSYSIHCKLSPKVWVASEAWLISDLVMKLPGMDQVGTVLGFLHQGAPMPDFPSYVQTRLALAADPAFCASLDAEQAGLEDHVVGPRCPQCDHITLENVSAALLHHRTFAAYAAVYGVAQALHNALLCNASGCPQREPVQPWQLLENMYNLSFHTRGLTLRFDSSGNIGVNYDLKLWVWKDLTPSLHTVGTFDGRLQLQHSQMSWHTQGNEEPVSQCSRQCREGQVRRVKGFHSCCYDCVDCKAGSYQRNPDEPLCIQCDQDQWSPDRSTQCFPRRHRFLAWGEPAVLVLLVVLGLALGLVLVALGLFVWHWDSPLVRASGGPRACFGLVCLGLVCFSVLLFPGRPSPTICLAQQLLLHLPLTGCLSTLFLQAAEIFVRSELPPGWADWLQSLLWGPWAWLAVLLAMLVETALCTWYLVAFPPEMVTDWQMLPTEALVHCRVRSWVSFGLVHAVNATLAFLCFLGTFLVQSRPGRYNGARSLTFAMLAYFVTWVSFVPLFANVHVVFQPAVQMGATLLCALGILATFHLPKCYLLLWRPDLNTPEFFLSGGLGDTRGLGGSGGGEETQGKNK, encoded by the exons ATGCCCGGGTCACTGTTGGCCACAGAGCCTGGTGGTGGTATCAGGATAACAGTCCAATGTGAGCAAAGCTGGGGGGCCCAGGAAGTAGAGGAtgtctgcagggccctgggcaggcaggtGAGGACGGGCGAATGTTTTGCTAAACAAATCCTtcgcccctccctgccccgacTCACCATATCTGGGACCCCACTCGATTCTCCCTCTTGCCATCCCTTCTGGAAGCTGCCATCTGCCATGCCACGCCTGGCTCTCCCGGGCCTcatggctctcctgggtctcaagGCTCTCCTGGGCTTGGGGGCAGGGGCCCCTCTGTGCCTGTCCCAGCAGCTCAGCATGCCAGGGGACTATGTGCTGGGCGGGCTCTTCCCCCTGGGCTCAGCCGAGGATGCAAGGCTGGGCGACAGGACGTGGCCCAACACCACTGAATGCAG GTTCTCATCCCTCGGCCTGCTCTGGGCACTGGCCATGAAGATGGCTGTGGAGGAGATCAACAACGGGTCTGCCCTGCTCCCAGGGTTGCGCCTGGGTTACGATTTGTTTGACACGTGCTCAGAGCCAGTGGTCGCCATGAAGCCCAGCCTGGTGTTCCTGGCCAAGGCGGGCAGCCGCAGCATTGCCGCCTACTGTGATTACACCAAGTACCAGCCCCGCGTGCTGGCTGTCATCGGGCCCCACTCATCTGAGGTTGCCTTGGTCACCGGCAAGTTCTTCAGCTTCTTCCTCATGCCCCAG GTCAGCTACGGCGCCAGCATCGACCGGCTGAGCAACCGTGAGACGTTCCCGTCCTTCTTCCGCACGGTGCCCAGCGACCGTGTGCAGGCAGTGGCCATGGTGGAGCTGCTGCAGGAGTTCCACTGGAACTGGGTGGCCGCCGTGGGCAGTGACGATGAATATGGCCGGCAGGGCCTGAGCCTCTTCTCCAGCCTGGCCACTGCCAGGGGCATCTGCATCGCGCACGAGGGCCTGGTGCCGCTGCCCCACGCCAACAGCCTGAGGCTGGGCTCAGTGCAGGGCCTGCTGCAGCAGGTGAACCAGAGCAGCgtgcaggtggtggtggtgttctCCTCCGCCCACTCGGCCCACATGCTCTTCAGCTACAGCATCCACTGCAAGCTCTCGCCCAAGGTGTGGGTGGCCAGCGAGGCCTGGCTGATCTCGGACCTGGTCATGAAGCTGCCTGGCATGGACCAGGTGGGCACCGTGCTCGGCTTCCTGCACCAGGGCGCCCCGATGCCCGACTTCCCATCCTACGTGCAGACGCGCCTGGCCCTGGCTGCCGATCCTGCCTTCTGCGCCTCACTGGACGCTGAGCAGGCAGGCCTGGAGGACCATGTGGTGGGACCCCGCTGTCCCCAGTGTGACCACATCACACTGGAGAACGTGTCAGCTGCGTTGTTGCACCACCGGACATTTGCGGCCTATGCGGCTGTGTACGGCGTGGCCCAGGCGCTCCACAATGCACTGCTCTGCAACGCCTCAGGCTGCCCCCAGCGGGAGCCCGTGCAGCCCTGGCAG CTCCTGGAGAACATGTACAATCTGAGCTTCCACACACGTGGCCTGACGCTGCGGTTCGACAGCAGCGGGAACATAGGCGTGAATTATGACCTCAAGCTGTGGGTCTGGAAGGACCTGACGCCCTCGCTGCACACCGTGGGCACCTTCGACGGCCGCCTGCAGCTCCAGCACTCCCAGATGTCCTGGCACACGCAGGGAAACGAG GAGCCGGTGTCCCAGTGCTCGCGGCAGTGCAGGGAGGGCCAGGTGCGCCGTGTGAAGGGCTTCCACTCCTGCTGCTACGATTGTGTGGACTGCAAGGCTGGCAGCTACCAGCGCAACCCAG ATGAACCCCTCTGTATCCAGTGTGACCAGGACCAGTGGTCCCCGGATCGGAGCACCCAGTGCTTCCCCCGCAGGCACAGGTTCCTGGCGTGGGGGGAGCCGGCTGTGCTGGTGCTGCTTGTGGTgctgggcctggctctgggcctggTGCTGGTGGCCCTGGGACTCTTCGTCTGGCACTGGGACAGCCCGCTGGTGCGGGCCTCAGGTGGGCCACGGGCCTGCTTTGGCCTGGTCTGCCTGGGCCTCGTCTGCTTCAGTGTCCTCCTGTTCCCCGGCCGGCCCAGCCCCACCAtctgcctggcccagcagctgCTGCTCCACCTCCCGCTCACTGGCTGCCTGAGCACACTCTTCCTGCAGGCGGCTGAGATCTTTGTGAGGTCAGAGCTGCCGCCGGGCTGGGCAGACTGGCTGCAGAGCCTCCTGTGGGGGCCGTGGGCCTGGCTGGCAGTGCTGCTCGCCATGCTGGTGGAGACGGCACTCTGCACCTGGTACCTGGTGGCCTTCCCACCGGAGATGGTGACAGACTGGCAGATGCTGCCCACAGAGGCACTGGTACACTGCCGTGTGCGCTCCTGGGTCAGCTTCGGCCTCGTGCACGCCGTCAATGCCACGCTGGCCTTCCTGTGCTTCCTGGGCACCTTCCTGGTGCAGAGCCGGCCCGGCCGCTACAATGGCGCCCGCAGCCTGACCTTTGCCATGCTGGCCTACTTCGTCACCTGGGTCTCCTTCGTGCCCCTCTTTGCCAACGTGCACGTGGTCTTCCAGCCCGCGGTGCAGATGGGCGCCACCCTCCTCTGTGCGCTGGGCATCCTGGCCACCTTCCACCTGCCTAAGTGCTACCTGCTGCTGTGGCGGCCAGACCTCAACACCCCCGAGTTCTTCCTGAGCGGGGGTTTGGGCGACACCAGAGGGCTGGgcggcagtgggggtggggaggagacccAGGGAAAGAACAAGTGA
- the LOC116668206 gene encoding collagen alpha-2(I) chain-like codes for MRPNGYRGPAGPTGWPHVWLQAESPESLRFLTMSGWPLRPSGYLPGHQTSCGPGLPAQNASQQPTGGAGAFQSLETTGRAVAVQPGRAACQLWKGDAGHRHGCPRVSPHPQGQESSGGRPEHRSRVADSKLKAPRKRGQPSLPYPSGPAGGSGALSGKSCKSRPGRGAQVAPGSLGWDPGSGRVLL; via the exons ATGAGGCCCAATGGGTACCGAGGCCCTGCAGGCCCCACGGGCTGGCCGCATGTCTGGCTGCAGGCGGAGAGCCCAGAG agcctcaggtTTCTGACCATGAGCGGATGGCCTCTGAGGCCCTCAGGCTACCTTCCTGGTCACCAGACATCCTGCGGGCCTGGCCTTCCTGCCCAGAATGCGAGCCAGCAGCCAACAGGAGGTGCCGGAGCCTTTCAGAGCTTGGAAACAACAGGAAGGGCAGTGGCGGTGCAGCCCGGACGGGCGGCCTGCCAGCTCTGGAAAGGTGATGCAGGGCACCGCCACGGCTGCCCCAGGGTCAGCCCACATCCCCAAGGTCAGGAATCGTCTGGAGGCCGGCCTGAGCACCGGAGCCGAGTGGCTGACAGCAAGCTGAAGGCCCCCAGGAAAAGGGGGCAGCCCTCCCTGCCCTACCCCTCAGGTCCAGCGGGTGGGAGCGGGGCTTTGTCCGGGAAGTCCTGCAAGTCTCGCCCGGGAAGGGGGGCTCAGGTGGCGCCGGGCTCGCTTGGGTGGGACCCCGGTTCTGGGCGGGTCCTGCTCTAG